A stretch of Paenibacillus sp. URB8-2 DNA encodes these proteins:
- a CDS encoding YhgE/Pip domain-containing protein — protein MGTIKEFLKMKTTKIGIATALLFQLIFSIIWMTGYEGVSEQIDKLSIAVVNEDMKSGAVIAKQLSAALPVKVETAADMESARERLDDRRIQMIVHIPANFTALAASRDGKAAIQYVVNESNPSMIKSMMTSIASQVTAAANKQAIAAGTQAALSQGMPAEKAAATSVLLSERVVSDIQSVNIVDGTNNQMVPMMMVLASLVGAMIMAQNFEISAMAISARTGRWQRLGARFAITIPAAIVVSLVGTSLVMLLGGQVERGFWALWSFQTLFVFTFMLVAQALVALLGTAGMLLNIVLLSMQLVSSGAMIPRELLSGIYVNLGSVLPATYAVEGLMNLLFGGPGNGSIAAALLVTAAVMALVMTGVTALRREPAADGTTSATAQSRSGTVPES, from the coding sequence ATGGGTACAATCAAGGAATTTTTGAAAATGAAGACGACGAAAATCGGCATTGCCACCGCGCTGCTCTTTCAGTTGATCTTTTCCATCATCTGGATGACAGGCTATGAGGGCGTGTCGGAACAGATCGACAAGCTGAGTATCGCGGTCGTGAACGAGGATATGAAAAGCGGTGCCGTTATTGCGAAGCAGTTGTCGGCCGCGCTGCCCGTCAAAGTGGAGACGGCAGCGGATATGGAATCCGCCCGAGAGCGGCTGGATGACCGCCGCATTCAAATGATCGTGCACATTCCCGCGAACTTTACGGCGCTTGCGGCGAGCCGGGACGGCAAGGCGGCCATTCAGTATGTCGTGAACGAATCCAATCCTTCAATGATCAAAAGTATGATGACCTCCATCGCCTCCCAGGTGACAGCAGCAGCGAATAAGCAGGCCATTGCGGCGGGTACCCAGGCCGCGCTGTCGCAGGGAATGCCGGCTGAGAAAGCTGCGGCCACGTCAGTTCTCCTGTCTGAGCGGGTAGTGTCGGATATCCAGTCGGTGAACATTGTTGACGGGACGAACAACCAGATGGTGCCGATGATGATGGTGCTCGCCTCGCTCGTCGGCGCGATGATCATGGCCCAGAACTTTGAAATATCGGCGATGGCGATTTCCGCCCGCACGGGACGCTGGCAGCGGCTCGGCGCCCGCTTCGCTATTACGATTCCGGCGGCCATCGTCGTTTCGCTCGTCGGAACTTCGCTCGTCATGCTGCTCGGCGGACAGGTCGAACGGGGATTTTGGGCCTTGTGGAGCTTCCAGACATTGTTCGTATTCACGTTCATGCTCGTTGCGCAGGCACTGGTTGCGCTGCTCGGCACAGCCGGCATGCTGCTGAACATCGTGCTGCTGTCCATGCAGCTCGTGTCGTCCGGCGCGATGATTCCGCGCGAGCTGCTGTCCGGCATTTACGTCAATCTCGGAAGCGTACTCCCGGCTACTTACGCGGTAGAAGGACTAATGAACCTGCTGTTTGGGGGACCCGGGAACGGCAGCATTGCTGCGGCGCTGCTCGTTACTGCGGCGGTGATGGCGCTCGTGATGACCGGAGTGACGGCCCTGCGCAGGGAACCTGCGGCTGACGGAACCACTTCGGCGACAGCTCAGTCCCGCTCTGGTACGGTCCCCGAATCATAA
- a CDS encoding TetR/AcrR family transcriptional regulator, giving the protein MGSEENDVKLRILQAAKKLFAQQGFNATTVRQICEEAGANVSLVSYYFGGKDKVFEALFKEYFSHDILDGDELSRMEAVSGLKLLIREITAYGQREPEIVSLLQQEIVLQSPRMDKIQELTLPIWTLLRDWLKLGREQGVFHFRSLDHTFISVLGSILFHNKTFYFKQLLDNNEEDPNWFLEDLTRFIFQAIGYEEQG; this is encoded by the coding sequence ATGGGCTCAGAAGAAAATGACGTTAAGCTGCGCATTTTGCAGGCTGCGAAGAAGCTGTTCGCGCAGCAGGGCTTCAACGCTACGACCGTACGGCAAATATGCGAAGAGGCGGGCGCCAACGTATCGCTCGTCTCGTATTATTTTGGCGGTAAAGATAAAGTGTTTGAAGCCTTGTTCAAGGAATATTTTTCGCACGATATATTAGATGGAGATGAACTATCCCGGATGGAAGCGGTCTCGGGTCTCAAATTGCTGATACGGGAAATCACCGCGTACGGGCAGCGCGAGCCGGAAATCGTCAGTCTACTGCAGCAGGAGATCGTCTTGCAGTCCCCGCGGATGGACAAGATTCAAGAATTGACGCTGCCGATTTGGACACTGCTCCGGGATTGGCTTAAGCTGGGCCGGGAGCAGGGCGTGTTTCATTTCCGGTCGCTTGACCATACTTTCATCAGCGTGCTTGGCAGCATTCTGTTTCACAACAAAACGTTTTATTTCAAGCAGCTTCTCGACAATAATGAAGAAGATCCGAATTGGTTTCTGGAGGATTTGACCCGGTTTATTTTCCAGGCGATCGGTTACGAGGAACAAGGATAA
- a CDS encoding AraC family ligand binding domain-containing protein — MTREVRTVCFDTDLMLEAYRFEGIMQKFPNHFHDYYVIGFIEQGKRRLICNNEEYILNSGDVVIFNPQDPHACEQVDGRTLDYRCINIQPEVMRQYALEVTGTDYLPRFAPTVLYRSELAASLRELHLMIVEQQPDFQKDEWFLFLLEQLMREYSDIGTPYPSPKFSAEINVICEYIESHYTQSITLDQLSHLTGLSKYHLLRSFTRAKGISPYSYLGTVRINHAKKLLEQGMPPIDVAFRTGFSDQSHFSNFFKKMIGLTPKQYMRIFIHETGSKRSEDVRV, encoded by the coding sequence ATGACTCGCGAGGTTCGAACGGTCTGTTTCGATACGGATTTAATGCTGGAAGCGTATCGGTTTGAAGGGATCATGCAGAAGTTTCCCAACCATTTTCATGACTATTATGTCATTGGTTTTATTGAACAAGGCAAGCGGCGGCTGATTTGCAACAATGAGGAGTATATTCTAAACAGCGGAGACGTGGTCATCTTTAACCCTCAGGATCCCCACGCCTGTGAACAGGTAGACGGGAGGACGCTCGACTATCGCTGCATCAACATTCAACCGGAGGTCATGCGCCAATATGCGCTTGAAGTAACGGGAACGGATTATTTGCCCCGCTTCGCGCCAACCGTCCTTTACCGCAGTGAACTGGCAGCTTCCCTGCGTGAACTGCATCTGATGATAGTAGAGCAGCAGCCCGATTTTCAAAAAGACGAATGGTTTCTGTTTCTTCTGGAGCAGCTGATGAGAGAGTATTCAGACATAGGTACGCCTTATCCCTCTCCGAAATTCAGCGCTGAAATTAATGTCATATGCGAATACATAGAGTCACACTATACCCAAAGCATTACTCTGGATCAGTTAAGTCATTTGACAGGACTGAGCAAATATCATTTGCTGCGTTCATTTACACGGGCAAAAGGAATCTCGCCGTACAGCTATCTCGGAACCGTGCGGATCAACCATGCGAAAAAGCTTTTGGAACAGGGAATGCCGCCTATCGATGTGGCCTTTCGAACCGGTTTTAGTGATCAGAGCCACTTCTCAAATTTCTTCAAAAAAATGATCGGCTTAACCCCTAAGCAATATATGCGGATATTTATTCATGAAACGGGATCGAAACGGTCAGAGGATGTACGTGTATGA